The genome window GAAACTTTGTacttcttattaacaaaatatatcactttcctaaacatattaattacttctATTTTCCTATATCAATAATTacgttatatatgtatatatagtcatCTAATTTCCTATATCAATTTCCTAAATCTAACGTCACAAAAGTTCTTATATCAATTTCCTATATCAATTTCCTAAGACAAAAGCATACAAGTCACAAAAGTCATCTATCTAAACTACTGTGCATCTAAcgttttatacattttttttttgaaaataacattttatacatataattaaggattctgtaattttaattaacaaaatcatCTAATTTCCTATGTGTATCTAAAGTCCTAAATCTATTTAAACCCATAAACTCCTAAATTTAATTACAACCTTAGTCACTATTATAGACAATTgcaagaatatatattcatcaaaatCCAAATTTTATCTGTTATAAGAACTCAATCTGTCAATCTTCTTTCTGTGTAAGAATCTTTATCAGTACTCCATTACTAAAGCGTTCTCTtcggtaagtttttttttttaatttttattattcaaattctGTTGTAAAgttataattcttttttcttttagtttgtatgtaaaatttaaaaaaaactatactttttaatataaagtgaAAAGGTTGAGTTTGTAACTTGATTTATAGGTTTTTGGGTCTTAAATTTTAAGAGTATAATATGTATAATTCTGTTAGTGGCTAAGAATGATGAACATTGTAATCACTATTTTATTTcatctatcttttttttttgttccttttACTATTTTGGTACTTGGTGACAATAGTCTTTTAACACCTTGATATATGTCCATATTCATGGTTTGTGTTCTAATccgtttaattatatatttctttacaGATTAATAATGGCTACTTTCCATGATAAAGATCATAATATAGTTGAAATTGAAGAAGATCATGGTTTTGAAATTCCTACACAATTGAGTGAAAGCAATCATGATGAATTGGTGAATAATGGTGAATTTAATATATGTGAGATTGAACAAGATGCCAGTGAGAATGTGAAGAGTGATGTGAATAATGAGACAATAGAGTTATGTATTGGAATGGAGTTTCAATCACTAGATGATGCTTTAATGTGCTATACTAATTATGCAAAACATGAAGGATTTGGAATTCGCAAAAGCCGCATACTAAAGTCTAGAAAGAATCAAATGGTTATTGGACAAGAGTTTGTTTGTTCAAAGGAAGGTTACCGtgctaaaaaatatttacagcGGGACAATAGGAAAAAGCCTCCACCTGATGAAACACGCATGGGATGCAAAGCTATGATTTCTGTATCTAGAAAAGACGAAGCCAAATGGGTAATATCTAAATTTACTAGAGATCATAATCATGTGCTTGCTTCTCCTAGTAGTGCTCGATTTCATCGAGTTCATAGAAAGAGGACAAAATCTCAAAGGAATTTGATTGANGAACTTTTGTGACGTTAGATTTAGGAAATTGATATAGGAAATTAGatgactatatatacatatataacgtAATTATTGATATAGGAAAATagaagtaattaatatgtttaggaaagtgatatattttgttaataagaagtACAAAGTTTCCTAATACAATAAAGTCTTaagtattgattttttaaaaaaatgatgtgtCACCTTGTcattcaccgccggtgtatagcatctatacaccggcggtgcatcaaatattaatccaaaATATAATccatccaaaacatatcttcaattgcactatataatatttgatgttttaatttatatcattgtatatcaatccaaatatatttaatatattataacaaattcattatcTGAAATacgagtaaaaaataaaaaattcatccaCTTCTCAAGTAGTATCAACTGCTGAAGTAGGCGTGAAAGATGATCCAATCCCACTTGTTTCAAAACCCTAGAAAATAACGTAACTGGTTCAGCACTGCACTTCAGGTGTTTCACCTTCGCCCTTTGACGTGGTTTACCGGTGTTTTTGGCCATAAGGCTTTGGCTTTGGTGACCCATTCTGCTTTGCTTGCTCTGCCTTTGGGTTTTCACGGGCTGTAGACGTTTGCAGACTCTGCAATCAGTGTATGTAGTGGATTTGAAATCACAGTGGTGTATTTATTAACTAAATATAATGCGATGTAAATGCAAtcttaatttcaatcaatttataTTCTTTATGATGACTAATATCCGTTGGACCTTGATCAATTTACAATAGTGCATTGCTGCTTATGCTCTGGCTGAACCCTAAGGACGAATATAGAGTGATCAACTTTCCAGAGTAGAGGTACCTCCCCACAAACAAGTTGATTGAGGTTAGAGGTGGTcaagatgatgatgaggaaaaGAGAAGAACTGCAATTCACCAAGAAGCCCTACATTGAAGATGTGGGCCCTCGGAAAATGTGTGCTTTCTGCTCTTCTTAATTTCACCTTGATCTTTTTTCCCATTCTTTTCAGGCGTCTTCAAGTTGAGTTTAACCTATACATTTACTCTAATTTCATTGCCACTTTACAGAAAAAGTATTCAGTTTTCAACTTTCTCTGGTTCTGAAGTAATCAAATCAGCTGAAGTTGAAGTCTATTGTGGAGTTTACTATGATGCTTCCAAGAATATAATCCTATTCCCAATCCTATTAGACCCTTGTGATAAGTATAGGAATGCATTGTCTAAGTTTTAATTATGAGAAGCAAGCTTTAAAACAAAACTATTAGCATTTGGCTTGATAAAAAGCTTGTTACAACTTGGCATGGATGCCATTATTAAACCAAGTCCTCAATGCTACTTTTAAGCTTGATAGCGAATGAAGCCAATTGTTTTtccttatataaaataataaattgcaaGTCCTATTCATTATAACTGTTTTGGGTTTCTTCAATTTGTACTTTATCTTCTATTGACATCCATAGCTGTTTGTGTTCTTTATTTATTGCTTTGATACAACACAAAGTTCTCTATGGTTTGTAAAATGGTACATAGTAGATTTAGAGCCATACACTGACTGGACAGATTTTTTGGGCCCTGAGTAAAGCTGGAGTGCTAATATTCAATTTTGAGGATGGATGCTAATAAACATTGTAATGAAATACGGCTTGTTCAGTTGGCATTCCTTTTGATTCATTAGCACGAAATGCTTGAatgcatattttgtttttttttgtaaaattatgcTGTTAACCACTTTGGCATTACTGATCTTAATCTATATCACTTTACCTGCATTTTGCACCATTTCTATATTCATTTTGAGAAATGAATAAGAATAAATTTATGGTATTTGTCTCAGATCATTGGAATGGAAGCAAATTTGACAAACTAACAGTGGAAACGATGGTTAAATGTTTTAGAATGACTGCCTCTCATTTATGTCCATTATATCTTGCCTACCATTGTAGATAACTCACACAACTTTGGGTTTCAGGGGCCTCCAAACAAGACCAAATCTTGTGCCACATGCAATGGAGATTTCAAAGAATGTCTGTGGATACTTGAATCTTGCTTTACCAGTTTTTAATGTTGGATATCTACCCATCATTGTGGACATTTTGAAATGCATTTGCAAGGTACTTGGTTATGGAGCAGTAGTTCTACTGTTATTGCAAATCCTTCATACGGAGGGTTCTTTAGAATGATATGTCCAAaggaaaatttacatttttttttatgttcgaTGCAGGCAGTTTTATTAAAACTGATCTACCCATTAACCcatgaatattaaaattatggTTCAACCTTTGGATTGGATAACAACTTAAAAAGGTTAAAAACTGCTGGTGTTACATAACTTTTGCAGTTTAGAGGCGGGTCAAATGGGTGGATTGCATAGTTGGTATTTGACAAAAAGTGAACCATTTTTCTATTTAACTGCAGTTCAGTCTGGTTTTAATAACACTGGATGTAGGAGTGCTCAATTGTAAATTACCATTATGTGTATTcctttctatatttattttagttgttgGTATATGCCtggaaaatattcaaaattttgtgatGTATGAATTAGAAGCTATTGTATTAGTAACGTCTGATTTTCCAGATTTAAAGTCCCATTGAAGTACTATCTCAAATTCTCAATCTTTATTTAGGGTTTGAAGCGtagatgtgtgtgtgtatacatacacaaagggagacatgtatatacatacacagaGTTGTGTGACACATTTTTCATACTAAATTTGTGTCAGTATCGTTCTTTTGTAGTCCAGCCTACTTGCTTCAACACCTAGTGTTGGATTCTTACACTCATCTATATTTATTTGGCTTCCTGCATTACTTGAGTATATTTATTTGAACCATTTTTTCTTCTGCTAAACAACCAGATGATATAACTGTCACCTTCAATTGGTTGCTTTTAGTCAAATGGTCATTAACTATAATACTATATTCAATTAAAGTTTTTTAATAAGTTGTGATAAAGTTCAACTCTATATAGTTTTTGTCATTTGAACCTAACCTGTCTAATCACCCCATATTCTTATCTTTGCTACTGTCCATTTTagcacaataaaaaataattgtttctCACTGAAACAGTTTTGCAGTTATCACCAACTATTTCATTTCATGTTAGTATTTTAGTTAGATAAGAATTAAGGTAAAAAGAGTAGTTACTTTTCCCAAACTAGAGCAGACTCTTTTTCAGGATGCCTGAAATTAAGAAAGTATTGATTATGAGACCTGGGCTATGTCTGAAATTTCTCTTCATGGTATAAACTTAATGATGGATAGAATttaataagtaattttttttaatggtacttgttaaattgttattttgattTCATTATATCTTGCTATATTCAGTTAACTGAAAAGGTTGCGTTATGACAGTGCCCGTTGGATAGGGAATCATGGATTTTCAATTGGCATCGATGATGTCCAACCAGGAAAGGAGTTagttgaaaagaagaaaatggaaatAGAGAAGGGGATTGGGACATGTGAAACGTATATAGCTTCATTTAACAAGGGGGAACTTGAGCTACAAACGTTCAAAAGGCTCAGTAATCAATATTAGTCAGATGATTGCATGTGTCGGCCAGCAATCTGTTGGGGGTCGTCGTGCTCCAAATGGATTCATGGATCGGAGTCTTCCTCATTTTcctacaaaatcaaaatttccaGCTGTAAGTTCTTTACgtttttttaaatgttacaTTGGCTTTCTAAATTGTAGACTGTCCTAATTCTGGTACTATGTTTAGCTAGAACACCATATCAACTTGGTGCTTGTTATTTGCTTTTGACTTTCTGCTGTTTGTTTGACCTTAAAATTTGAGGATGCTAACCTGCACTGAGTATTTAGTTCATTTAAATGGAAACACGGAATAGGCTTCAAACCCTCCTAAATTATTTGATCTGAATTCATTTAGTCTCATCTTTATCATTCTTTTTGTTATGCGAAGATTAAGCTGAATGTGCGTAACAATGTATGTATAGTCTAACATCAATTACATATGATAGTTTATGTTCTGAAGTTTATCGATTTGATTGTAAATTCAGGCTAAAGGATTCATCGCCAGTTCATTTTATGATGGTTTAAGTGCTACTGAGTTTTTTTTCCACATTATGGGTGGAAGAGAAGGCCTTGTAGACACAGCGGTAATGCTTTTAATCATTGTCTTATTTCAATAGTTAATGATGCTAATTTGTATTAATCTCAATTTTTTCTCTGATTTACAGATTATGTTTTGCCCTACTAAACATCTAGACTGAGATTTCATCGTTTTTCAAACTTTCTTATCAATACAGGTTAAAACTGCTGACACAGGGTATATGTTACGGAGGCTTATGAAGGCTCTGGAGGATCTTTCAATTTTGTACGACAGAACCGTGCGAAATTGAGTGAATGTTTATCACACTTTTATGAATATTCATTAGTATGTGGTTCAttgcctttaaaaaaattgtcatttttgtgtTCTTTGCATTTCAAGTATTCTTCCCTTGTGCAAATAAGTCATCAAGGCTAGAGAACCAAAATAGGTATTAATTTTCTGTGATCTTCCCTCAAAATGTGTGGAGAACTCCTTAAAGGACTTAAGTAACCAGAACAGATTGGAAACCTAAGTGGCCTGTTTAATGAGTTTTCACAAACTTTATGACTAGTTGTGATATCAGTCATATATAACAACGATGGACTAAAGAAAAGTAGAATCAAGACTCTTCAGGAATCTATGAAACAAACAAGaagcatattattattacttttgaaCATTATGCCTTTTGAATTTATCAATTAGATTGTTATAAGCACAGCCTGAGAACGCGTCACAGGGCGTTGAACGCCGGAAGAAGAAGACTTGGAAGGAACAACTATCCTTCTAGGAAAACCAATAGGCACATGCCCTGGGGAGAAAGATCCTCCTCCCTTAGTGGGTCATATTTATTGTGAGCAACTTCATATTTGTTCATAGGGGAATGAATGTTGTTTGTTCACTAAATTGGACACTTTTaagagaaatggaaaacaacATAAAGAAATGAAGATTGTGTTTAAGTTGAAAAGCTCAAAAAAGAGCAAAATGGAGGAGAGAAAAAATAGTGAAGAGTTTTCCAGCTTTTCAAAAGATAGTTGGTTTTGAAGAAGATAGATAAATGGAGAGTAATATTTAGTTAGAATAGGGGCAGGGGGTCCAGTGAGAAGAAAACAAATGATGAAAGAGGGTGATAGAGTTAAGATTTTGAAAAGCAAAACAGAGGGGGATAGGGGACCCCTGACACTTGCCAAACACGTCCTTCCTTGTAAATGACGTCTAAAAGAGGCAATCCATTTGCAGGACCACCATTTACCAACAAAGCAGCCTGTATGTATTGCCATTGCTGCATGCGGGCATTAACTACTCTtgtttttactttctttttttcttttctttttaagccAACATATAATTAGATTTTAGTGCTCAAAGTTTGGAAAGGAAAATGACGGGGCAAAAAAATATCGagatgataaaaataatagaaaataaaagccCACCTCTTAACTATTAATGTAAAAATATGAATTCTACCGGTTTGGTTTGAAGTTTAAAGCCTTTTTTGATGTAATTTGGTGAACAAAAGTATACCAAATGTTCACACACTATTCGTTTTTTTAATTCTGTGAAATTGTATATGATAATATGATGGTGTTGTAGATGTACTATATGCTTGATAAAATTATATCCCTCTCTTTTAATACTACTAGCATCCTTAATAGTGAGGTTTATGAGTGGTTTTGAGGTGCCAACTAGGAGataaaggaagaaaaaacaaaaaaacagaaCACTTATGCGCCCCGCTGGGCGAGTCAGTGCAGCACACGCATGTCCAATCATCTTTCCCTACCCTTTTCTCTTTCCTGCAGGTCCCACAAAAAATCACTTCTTGCATAGAGACTCCAATaattctctctcatctctctctcttccataGTCTATATAAGCCTTGTTTTCATAAAAAACTATGAAAAAATCACTAATGTGGATGTCCTAATAAAGTACACGATAATATGATATAGTTTTAGCAAAGAATTTAGCACCATATAGAATTGTAgaaattatcttcttttttttttgttgggggGATAGACTAGCAATGGAAATGCCTTTGGACAATTGGTATACTATTTTGATCTAGGTAAACTAACATGACAATGTTACTTAACTATAGGGTCTTGAACCTAATATGAGCTCaatgaatattatttaatgatggagttaatatttgaatataaagcACTTGTGATTAACAATCATCCTATCAAATATAAAGATTATACACTTTGAGACTTATCATACATGTTAATCTTGAAACAATTAACAGCAAAGATAAATTGTGCCAATGGCCCTTATAGTCCAATGAAGTATTCATAACACTTTAGATTcattgtaaatataaaacaaaatgaaGCATATTCTCACAAACAAAGATTTAAAAagtgaataaattaaaaatatccaaaaCTTTGGCTAATCAAAACGATACACCAAGTGTCAAAGAAGGCAAAATTAAAGTGAGTTATGGcataattaattactaattaataatctGTACTCTATCGTGTAATCATCAACCCAATAAACTTGATGTCATCTCACACCCACAATTTCCATGAGCTGTCTAATTCCTGTTAGCTCTGCtccatttttaaataattgttacaacttttataataattaattaaaacccTCAATCAACTTTCTTAATCATCAATTGCCGACCAAACctcaatattttttatatataaaaaaataaatatcgaAAATTATCATGCTTTTGTCATGAACTGAAAGCAATGTTcctttagaattttttattgttttttagtttaatttttttcccaaagTTCATCAATCACTATGGAAATCCAAGATTTTTGTCGTGGGAATCATGGGACAGTCGACAATCTTGCTAACTGTTGTCGTGTACCATTTGataaacttaataatttatCTATGGCCGGTGGATAATCTTgtatttattaaagaaaatggagCCCAAGATTTTCACTGTCTGACACAGTGACTAATTCACGGTCACTCGCTGAATTGTAAACACATCTATTGGGTGAGACAGTTGGGCTAGAGATTTAAGGCTGCTTCATACCCAAAGGCTAAAGTCAAAAATCAAACCCTTGATATTTGGTTAAGGATTGATGAATCACTTCCATTTAAATACAATCCATGTTAAAAATAATGCCTATTGTTAAACCTAATGTTTGATCTATTTTAAACCCAAATctcatgtattttttattattattaaacaactCGTGTTACATTCTTCTACTAAAAACACTCtctaatattcattttttgacgtataattattatattaaattttttatatttaactaTTGTGTACTTAccttttttattagtttttagtaAAGTTGATCAATTTATAGATAACCTATATAAATGAAgagtttttcttttcaaatatttacaaataatgTCATGTGAATAAATAATAtgaattgagttttttttttttttttaagagaatttggatATCTGTgactttatattttaatacgGTTACTTTGCCTTCCATTGTGGGGACCATCCTAGATGCATTCAatgaaatttgttttttatttaacataattttttttgaccGATTTGCAGTGagagaaatttatttattgatagtcaaaaaaaaaaaaaagatataaagaGTTATAAAGTTACGTTGAGGAGAACAAGTTTAATTTgaatgcaattaatatattcatattttttagcattatgtttttcgaaagctgtgatcatattattattattttttgtatatttgaaATGAATAACATTAAACATGAGACAGCCTAtagctaattaaattaaatttataaaattatttacaagGTCATTGGGAGATGATGATTATATAGAAATATATTGATTCATCTATTGCATTTTATAGctagcatttttttttcaatattactAAAATAGTGAAAGCATAAGTAATATACAATACAAAAAACAACCATGTAGTAATATATTTACCAATCAACTGCACAATATCTTCATTATAAATATGACCTCGAGTTTCAATTCATTCACTTGAGTTCATTTAGTAcaatatttgataattattaattaaatacaataCACATCATTTCTCAATTAAAGGTTATTGTAATGATATTCTCAGAAATCTTACATTTTTACATCTAATCACTAATTCTCATGGGAAtgaggacatatatatatatatatatatatatatgattctgGTGCGGTTGGTTGCTCCCATGCAATCGTGCGGACTCATCTGAATCATTGGATGCGCTAAAATCAACGGTTGAAAATCaatgaagatgaaaaaaaaaagtggcaattttagtaattttttacaCCATGGATATTTGACCGGTGCATTAAGTGCTGGTATGTGGTGTACGTATGAGTGATCTATGGTGTACCACAAAGTGTTGGTCTGTTGTGCACTAATGGAAAATGCGGTGTACTTTGGAGTGATATGTGGTGTACCTAGGAGTGATATGTGGTGCACTTAGTAGTGATCTATGGTGCACATATCTAAATGCACTATGAAGCATAGCTAAAGCCTAAATGTACCAACCATTACAGGAAATATCTGAGACCCGTGCTGCACTTATGAGCAGTATGTATGTGATGCACTTATGAGTGTTTTGTGGTGCGTTTAGGAGTAGATGCACCACCAAGCATATATGTAAATGCACTAGACTACACGAGAAGAATCAGTTGCACCTAAACtaggccatatatatatatatatatatatatatatatatatatatatatatatgatatattgatatgttAGATTTTTTCAGATAAATGATTGTAATTAgtttttatttctcttttgCGCGTCTTTTCTCTACCCTAAATATATATAGGGCATGCAAGTTAATAATACTAAAGACATTAAAGGACAACAAAGCCACGAACACGAAGGTCATGTTAGCAATATAATGTTTCCAATTAATATGACCCAAATTTGTCTCTGGAAACTATCAATTGAATAAACAAGTGTACACTAAAGTAAAGCTTCAATTCAGTAGTCTTCTCAGTCTTGTAATGGCATGTGTCAGTCAATATTTTTGTTGTCTTATTTGGACAGTTTAGCTTCCCAATTTAATTCACTTCTTTGTACATGCATGCATTTATCCTTGGTGAAGGCTTTTGTAGTAATTGCCTAATTATATTATATCGTAGTTCTGATATGCACTAATGTaagatttaaataataaaatttgtcaaataatacatgaaaatatatttcattatatAGAAATGATATGAAAGAGTTGATTCCTCTGTATTTTTCATATAGTACACTAATGATCGACATGCATGTTGAGATTGCtcgtagaaactaattcaaaaattatgaaactaAACTCGATTGAAAATATGGACAAGTCAATTCACTACACTCATGTTTAAAGGATGCATGTACTAAGGTTGTCTGATTTGATAACCTTTTTAGAAACCTACCAATGTATTGATAACTAGTTAACTACtgaatatataaagaaataaaaaaagcaTACCAACTTGTATAGacttatatataaacaattaattaaaaaaaataaaatataacaaaatattcataaaataaagcacttttttgttaattaaaataaaattatatcaattttttGTTAACACTCTATTAATCAAATGTATCGCATATGatctttttaatacaatttttttatcgAATATAATTTACTCAATTTACAttcttgaatatttttttttttaaaaactttatttatatattgttattaatattgaatGGAAAAGAGGTAGGGGACCACCCCCATTCCCATCACAACACGTGGTAAGACAAGATAAGTCATGGGTGTAGGCCCAAGCTGGACAATGGACAATTGGACATAGGACACTGAAAAGTCGTATGTTTTGAGACAATGTTGCCGTCTACGCCTACGGGCTAACCTCGCTACTTGCTTAATTCTACCCCACCAATCCATAActcaatatattatttcaactttcaacttttattcttta of Ipomoea triloba cultivar NCNSP0323 chromosome 3, ASM357664v1 contains these proteins:
- the LOC116014480 gene encoding DNA-directed RNA polymerase III subunit 1-like — translated: MIACVGQQSVGGRRAPNGFMDRSLPHFPTKSKFPAAKGFIASSFYDGLSATEFFFHIMGGREGLVDTAVKTADTGYMLRRLMKALEDLSILYDRTVRN
- the LOC116013046 gene encoding protein FAR1-RELATED SEQUENCE 5-like is translated as MATFHDKDHNIVEIEEDHGFEIPTQLSESNHDELVNNGEFNICEIEQDASENVKSDVNNETIELCIGMEFQSLDDALMCYTNYAKHEGFGIRKSRILKSRKNQMVIGQEFVCSKEGYRAKKYLQRDNRKKPPPDETRMGCKAMISVSRKDEAKWVISKFTRDHNHVLASPSSARFHRVHRKRTKSQRNLIXELL